The following coding sequences are from one Maniola hyperantus chromosome 7, iAphHyp1.2, whole genome shotgun sequence window:
- the LOC138402545 gene encoding FK506-binding protein 15-like isoform X2 — translation MSKCDLCKKSITKSMPGVECSKCERIVHLNTRCSGLSNKQIAALKAASSLEWTCLECQRDTPRRNSSVIIPEDDEEEDETPVQINAKKLLSNITKEVEKAIKNEMRELNESLQFHSAKLDEVVECIDAFKQTIKALERKNVELTNKNNNLETRVGALEQRLQEIEQEKLTKYIEIANVPYQSTEVVSKLVEKVALMLKQPLEGIKSTRRLQGKGDQPAIIKVELKDEEVQDTWIAAAKKTKTTVADICPSERSNNNIVYIREAMTKTNKTILWEAKQELKSKQNFKYLSTVDGTGVRKNLFKVYECTKLVVTCKYSSLINK, via the exons ATGTCGAAGTGTGATTTATGCAAAAAATCTATTACGAAATCCATGCCTGGAGTCGAGTGCAGCAAATGCGAGAGGATTGTGCATCTGAATACAAGATGCAGTGGTCTGAGTAATAAGCAGATAGCTGCACTGAAGGCGGCCTCCAGCCTGGAGTGGACCTGCCTCGAGTGTCAACGAGATACTCCGCGGCGTAACTCATCCGTTATTATCCCGGAAGACGACGAGGAAGAAGATGAAACACCTGTCCAAATTAACGCGAAGAAGCTATTGAGCAATATAACTAAGGAAGTGGAAAAAGCGATCAAAAACGAAATGCGTGAACTGAATGAATCGTTACAATTTCATAGTGCTAAGCTGGATGAAGTCGTAGAATGTATCGATGCGTTCAAGCAAACAATAAAAGCCCTTGAACGAAAGAATGTGGAGCTAACTAATAAGAATAACAACTTGGAAACCCGTGTAGGGGCCCTGGAGCAACGCCTTCAAGAAATTGAACAAGAAAAGCTCACAAAATACATAGAAATTGCAAACGTTCCCTACCAAAGTACAGAAGTGGTCAGCAAACTGGTGGAAAAGGTGGCCTTGATGCTCAAACAACCGCTGGAAGGAATCAAGAGTACACGGAGACTCCAAGGAAAAGGAGATCAACCGGCTATTATTAAGGTGGAGCTAAAAGACGAAGAAGTACAAGATACCTGGATAGCGGCAGCCAAAAAGACCAAAACCACGGTAGCTGACATCTGCCCCTCTGAACGAAGCAACAACAACATTGTTTATATCAGAGAGGCAatgacaaaaacaaacaaaacaatactTTGGGAGGCTAAACAGGAGCTTAAAAGCAAACAAAACTTCAA gtacctatcgactgtcgacggcactggtgtacggaaaaacttatttaaagtttatgaatgcaccaaacttgttgtaacctgcaaatattcttctttaataaataaataa
- the LOC138402545 gene encoding FK506-binding protein 15-like isoform X1 → MSKCDLCKKSITKSMPGVECSKCERIVHLNTRCSGLSNKQIAALKAASSLEWTCLECQRDTPRRNSSVIIPEDDEEEDETPVQINAKKLLSNITKEVEKAIKNEMRELNESLQFHSAKLDEVVECIDAFKQTIKALERKNVELTNKNNNLETRVGALEQRLQEIEQEKLTKYIEIANVPYQSTEVVSKLVEKVALMLKQPLEGIKSTRRLQGKGDQPAIIKVELKDEEVQDTWIAAAKKTKTTVADICPSERSNNNIVYIREAMTKTNKTILWEAKQELKSKQNFNSKEIKKGWWYYYICTYRLSTALVYGKTYLKFMNAPNLL, encoded by the exons ATGTCGAAGTGTGATTTATGCAAAAAATCTATTACGAAATCCATGCCTGGAGTCGAGTGCAGCAAATGCGAGAGGATTGTGCATCTGAATACAAGATGCAGTGGTCTGAGTAATAAGCAGATAGCTGCACTGAAGGCGGCCTCCAGCCTGGAGTGGACCTGCCTCGAGTGTCAACGAGATACTCCGCGGCGTAACTCATCCGTTATTATCCCGGAAGACGACGAGGAAGAAGATGAAACACCTGTCCAAATTAACGCGAAGAAGCTATTGAGCAATATAACTAAGGAAGTGGAAAAAGCGATCAAAAACGAAATGCGTGAACTGAATGAATCGTTACAATTTCATAGTGCTAAGCTGGATGAAGTCGTAGAATGTATCGATGCGTTCAAGCAAACAATAAAAGCCCTTGAACGAAAGAATGTGGAGCTAACTAATAAGAATAACAACTTGGAAACCCGTGTAGGGGCCCTGGAGCAACGCCTTCAAGAAATTGAACAAGAAAAGCTCACAAAATACATAGAAATTGCAAACGTTCCCTACCAAAGTACAGAAGTGGTCAGCAAACTGGTGGAAAAGGTGGCCTTGATGCTCAAACAACCGCTGGAAGGAATCAAGAGTACACGGAGACTCCAAGGAAAAGGAGATCAACCGGCTATTATTAAGGTGGAGCTAAAAGACGAAGAAGTACAAGATACCTGGATAGCGGCAGCCAAAAAGACCAAAACCACGGTAGCTGACATCTGCCCCTCTGAACGAAGCAACAACAACATTGTTTATATCAGAGAGGCAatgacaaaaacaaacaaaacaatactTTGGGAGGCTAAACAGGAGCTTAAAAGCAAACAAAACTTCAA CTCTAAGGAAATCAAGAAGGGGTGGTGGTATTATTATATAT gtacctatcgactgtcgacggcactggtgtacggaaaaacttatttaaagtttatgaatgcaccaaacttgttgtaa